The Nitrospiraceae bacterium region GATGGCCAGTCCTTTTGGCAATTGGGTCGGTACATCCTTCATGCTATGGACGGCAAGATCGATTTCACCGGCCAACAGCGCCTCTTCAATTTCCTTGACGAACAGTCCCTTGCCTCCGATGTTCGCCAGCGGAACATCGAGAATCTTATCTCCGGACGTTTGAATCCGCCGCAAGGTCACCGTGACCTCTGGCGCAAGTGCTCTCAACCTGGCCTGCACCCATTCGCTTTGCTGCACCGCCAGTTTGCTGCCTCTCGTCCCGAGAACAATGGTGGAACGCTCAGGGATCGAGACGACCATGGATTCCTTTCATCGAGCCGGCTCATGGTACGGGGTACGAAACGTCGCGGGTCGATCCGACCCCGGCAACTTCTCGGCTCCCTCACCGCCCGACAATCGCACGCGATCAGTAGAAGGCTCGCCTAAAATACTACGATAGGATGACGACACCAGGAGAAAGCTGATGAGGCCGAGGATCGAGAGTAAGTACACGAGCAAATCCCACCGGAATCGTTCTTGCCCTCGATAGTCATATCCACACCGCGGGCAGTCCGGGAGAGACCCATAGCCGAGATACGTCGCCCGACATTTGGGACAGGTGAACAATTTCGGCGAAGCATTCTCTCGTGTCCTGACGTTCCTCCACAGCCGCGCGATCAAACCCGACATAGACATTACTTCCCTGTCCCTCGTGGGTTCTGGATAATTGATGGGGATCTCAGACTTTCAAATCGCGGTTCGTCGTCCCCCTTTTCGTGGTCGGACTCAGCAGCCGATGAAGAAGAGAGCCCATTCTGGTCCGAAGATGAGGTCTCCCCGAGGTTAAAGAACCGCCTGGCCGCCTCCACAAACGCAACACCATCGGATGAGTTGACCTCGGTTTTCAATGTCACGAGCGTACTGTGAATCAGCTTGTTCACGATCGTAGAGGCCATGCCTTCGACCAGCTCTCGTTCCTGGATCGAAAGATGAGAGAGCCGTCCGAGTGCCTTCTCTAATTCAACCCGCTTGATGTCATCCACACGATTTTTCAACGCCACGATGGTGGGAGTGACCTCGAGTGATTGGAACCATTGCCGGAGCACTTTCACTTCCTCGCTCACCATCTGTTCGGCCTTCTCCGCTTCGCGCAGCCGATCTTCCATATTTTGCTCGACTCTGAGTTTGAGGTCGTCGATATCGAACAAAAACGCGTTGTCCACATGGCGAACCGACGGATCGATGTTGCGTGGAACCGAGATATCGATCAAGAACATCGGACGATTCATACGTTGCTTGACCGCTCGTTGCACATCGTCGCTGCCGATGAGGTAATGCGCCGCCCCTGTGGAAACAAGCACGATATCAGCCGATGCCATGTCTTCTCCGAACTGTTCGAACGGCACCGCGGTGCCGTTAAACTTGTCAGCCAATTCCAGTGCATGGTGAGGGCTCCGCGTGGTTACGCGGACATGTCGGACGCCGTTGGCCACAAAGTGCCGTGCGGCCAGCTTCGCCATCTCACCGGCCCCGACCAAGAGCACGGTTTTCCCGGAGAGGTCGGAGAATATTTTTCTCGCCAACTCCACTGCGGCGTAACTGACCGACACCGCCATCTCCGCAATCTTCGTATCGGTCCGGACCCGCTTCGCGACGGAAATGGCCTTCTTCACGACCTTGTTCAAGATCACGCCGGTTGTCTTATGGGTCAATGCCACCTCGAACGCATCCTTCAATTGGCCGAGGATCTGAGATTCGCCGACGATCATGGAATCGAGACTCGCAGCGACGCGGAACAGGTGGCCGATCGCACGATCTCCCGAATGCCAATAGAGATGCGGCGTCAGCTCCTCGGAAGGCAGCGAAAGATGCGCATCGGCCAGAAATTCCTGAATGCGGCCGTACCCCGCCTCAATGTCGTCGACCACCGCATATACTTCGACACGATTGCATGTCGAAAGCAGCAGACCTTCCCTCACACCGGAATAGGAGCAAAGCCTGGCCAAGGCTTCACCCAAGCGGCTTTCGGGAACCGCCAGCTTTTCCCGCACTTCCACCGGAGCTGTTTTATGGCTGAGTCCGACGACAACAATGTGCATGTTAAGAGACCGGTCCATAACTCTTCAGCACGACACCGACAAGCGTCAGAATGACTCCTGCAAATCCAATAATGGTCAGATAGGCGGCCCGCTTCGCGCGCCAACCCACCGTCAGCCGTCCAACGAGCACAGCGAAATAAAACAGCCAGGTGACCAGGGCCCACGTTTGCTCGGGATTCCAGCTCACATAGGATCCTTGAACGAATTCGGCCGAAATCGCGCCGGTGATGATGCCGAGCGTGAGCAGCGGAAACCCCATGACAATCGACTGCTGATTCAATTGGTCCAGGAAATCCAACGCGGGCAGCTTCGAATACAGCACGTTAAACCGTTTGGACTTGAGAAGACCGTCCTGAATCAGATACATCACACCGGCTACGAACGCCACGGCAAATCCGACCGTGCCCAACATGCTCAAGGTCACATGGACCCACAAGGTGCCAAACATTGGCCTGAGCGTGGGGGCGGTATCGGGGAGCGCAGCCGCTGAGACAAGGGAAACGAGCGCGAGCGGGACAATAAACGAGCCGAGCACGTGAATCCGATGGCGAAACTCCACTGCGAGAAACACGAGGACGAGCATCCATGAGAAAAATGAGAGGGCTTCATGGAATGTCGGTGGTGAACCTCCTGTTGCTCCCATCATCCGGGCTACAATAGCCACGGTGTGCGTGCAGAAACCGGCCGCGGTGATGCCGAGAGACACAGTGGAGAGCGCTTCAGCACGCCGGAGAAGATAGGCCAGAAATAAGACAGTGGCGCCAAAATAGAGCGCCATCGTCACCATAAAAAACACGGCGGCCATCGAGGTCTATCCCCGCAACTTGTAAGGACAAACTGATCAGTCTTTAGGAGAGGAATTATATCGATGGTTCGAGAAGGGAGTCAACCAAAGTCCCGAAATAACGGCGATCGACCGTCCGGATCAGCCCGATTCGGCACCCTCTACGTGGTGAGCACGCCCATTGGCAACCCGGACGACCTCACCGTTCGTGCGCTCCGGATTTTAAAGACTGTAGCCCTGATCGCGTCGGAAGATCCGGTCGTAACCCAGACTCTCCTCGCACATCACCGCGCCACCGGGACCGTTACGAGCTATGGGCCTCGGAATCGTGATGAAAAAATTGCCATTCTCCTGAATCGCCTCAAGAACGGCTGTCACGTCGCGCTCGTATCCGATTGCGGTACACCCGTGATCTATGATCCGGGATGCCGATTGATTCAGGAAGCACACAGAGCGGGAATCCCGGTTCGGTCCGTTCCCGGTCCATCGGCCTTGACCGCAGCCGTCGCGATTTCCGGCTACTCCGGAGACTCGGTACTCTTTGAGGGACACCTGCCACGGTTGAAAACTTCCCTCACGAAATTTTGTTCAGGACTTCGAAATGAGCGGAGAACAGTCGTGGTTTTCATGGCATCCGAGAGCATTGCGCCCATGCTCATTGCCCTCGCACGGACGCTTCCGACAAGGAGGGTGACCATTGCCCAGAACTTAACGAAATCGGGGGAAAAGACGCTTGAGGGAACACCCAGCACGCTGTTGAAACACGTGCGGCGCTCCCCAAAGGCAGACACCGTGACCGTTGTGATCGAAGGTTTGTCCTCGCATCGTCGACCCACGCGACGATCGGGGCATAGCAGTCCCGCTTAACCTGCAGCGCTCTTGCGGATGATCACCCGATGCACACGGTCGATTTGTTCCTGGGAGAGAATCGTGTGGCCTTCGTTGCGAACACTTTGAGGCACGTTCCGGATTGGGTCTCCATCATCGAGAAGTACGGACAGAATCTGCCCCCCCTCCATCGTTTCCAACTTCAGTTTGGTTTTGACGAAGTTGTAGGGGCAGATCACGCCTCGGAGGTCCAACTCCACATCTGGTTGGATGGATCCAGTTGAGTCCTTTGGTGGGAGGGAGTCGTGGGTGTTTTTCATCAGCGTACAGCCCAAGCAGTAGTCTATCTTCGCCTGGATCCTATCAAGGAGACGAGAACCTCGCAAGGATTGTCCTTCCGAGGAAAAAATGGCAAAAAAAAGGGCAGCTGACGCTGCCCCTTCTCACACATCACGATGATGCTACTGGTGGTTTATTGCAGACCCTTTACAAGATTCGGCTTGGCAACGTCCGTGCCGTAGTCCGACTTGTTCTGGACCTTGGTTTCAGGCGCAACCGTCTGGTAACCCCACCCTGGCTGCGGTTCACAATTCCAGCACGGCGCAGCACCGGTAAACTCAGAAATGCCGGTTGTTACAGTTCCAGTGGCGGTGCCGGGTAGCACTCCTCCGACCGGACCACCTGTGACACCACCGCTGTTGGTTTCGATTCCACGCTCGGTCATCGGATTGGGGCGCTGTCCCAGCCCACCGAAGCCAGCCAGTTTCTCGTTGGCACGAAGCACCGACACCTCACGGACGAGCTTGCGTCCTGTCCCGAACTGTTGAGTGGACGTCGTCGCTTCGACAACTTGTAGCGTGACATCGTCACCAGCTTGGAGAGCCTTGATGGCCTCCATATTTGTCTTATCATCCAGATACACGGTCAGAGAACTCATGGCCCCAGTTCCAGCCCGTCCTTCATCATGCGAGCTTCCACCGGTCTCTAAGTGCATCTTGTTCCCAGGAATATCGACGGCGAGAACTCGGCCATAGATCGTCTCTGGCTGAGATAGTCTCTCGATGAAATTGGTCCGATCGAATGTGGTTACCCGAGTGGAGGACCCTGAAACATCTCCGACGCCTGCGCCGACGCCCATCCCCTGTTGGTTGGACTGTAAGCGCTCCTGGGCCATGGCCACACTCACGGAGCCGACAAGAAGAAGTGCCGCTCCTAGTGCCAACACGTTACGCATGTGCTGCCTCCTTGTGAGTTAGAGAAATGGATAAATGACGGACGACATGAAGATGAGGATACTCAACGAAACTTTTAAGGATTTTCATCATGCTAGGCGGCGGACTATAGGCTACTGTTGGGCTCATGTCAAGGGGGGTCGACCGCCCCTCGTGCGAACAAGTTCATCCCTTCCGATGTCGACAATTACAGCCCCCAAAGCGCTCATCTGGTAGCCTCAAAGGATGGTGCCCGGAGGGAGGGTCGAACTCCCACTCTCTTGCGAGAACCGGATTTTGAGTCCGGCGCGTCTGCCAGTTCCGCCATCCGGGCATAAATCTCATAAGGGGGCCACTTCTAACATGAAGTTCCTGATGGGTCAATCGGCCGACTCCCCCTTCCCTTGGCCTAAAATCGAGTGTTACAATCACGCCACTTAACTCACGTCTGAGGAGGCCAATACACATGTCTGAAGTGCAATGCGTGACCTGCGGACAGTCCGGAGAGGCCATTACCGAAACCCTCTTCATGGGGCGGTTTGAGGCGGACATTAAGGCAAAGGTCTGTCGGCCTTGCTGGAAGAAATGGGAAGCGATGCGGGTCATGGTCATTAATGAGTATCAAGTGAACCTGGGGGATGAGAGCGGCAGAGAACTCGTCAAGAAACAAATGAAGGCCTTTCTGAAATTGGGGGAACAAGCCGACACATCCAAACTCGAACAGAATTATCGACCACCGTCTGGTACGTGACCGAGGCCGCCAACGTTTCTCGACAGACGTGCGATGTTCAACACTTCACATGAAATTTCTCCTGCGTTCTCGCAGGCTTCGTTGACAGTCTCATTTCAGAAGTGCTAGATTGAAAGTCTTCGTGGGCCCCCGGTTCATCCTCTACGCCAGAGAGATCGTGACCATAGGGCAGAGAGAGATAGTGTGACGCCATGATTGCGCAGATGCATTTGAAAGGGTTGATGTTCGACCCGTACAATAACGCTTATATTGTCATCCTGCGCGATGAGGATCGTTCCGACATCCTTCCGATTTGGGTAGGAAAATCGGAAGCCGGCTCGATCAGCCTGGCTCTGGAAAACGTCGCCCCGCCCCGACCAATGACCCATGACTTCATGAAGTCGATTCTCGACGCCTATGATGCGAAGATCATCAGCGTCGTCATCACAGACCTTTCCGAGAACACGTACTTCGCCAAGATCCACATGATGTACGAAGACTCAGAATATACCGTGGACTCTCGCCCCAGTGACGCCATTGCTCTTGCGCTTCGCTGCAACGCGCCGATTTTTGCGAGCGAGACAGTGATTCGAAAGCAGAACTCGGAAGAGCTTGAACAGTGGCTTGAGAACCTGAAACCGGAAGATTTCGGAAAGCTGGATTCCTGATGAGCGACGCATCGTCTTCCCTAAATCACGATTTGATTGAGTTCAAGGTCGATCGCGTCGTCGACGAAACGGCGACAGACACGAGGATCGTGGTGTTGACGCGTGCAGGTTCTCCGACCGATACGTTCCCGATCTGGGTCGGAGCAGCAGAAGGCTCCGCGATCAAGCTGGCGATGGATACGATGGTCACTCCGCGGCCGATGAGTCATGACCTGATCAAGAGTTTTATCGAACATTTAGGAGTTGTTCTGCGACGCGTGGTGATCACTGACGTCAAAAGCAGTACCTACTATGCGACGGTGTATCTCGAAAGCAAGGGTGTCGAGCGGACGGTCGATGCAAGGCCGAGTGATGCCATCTCGCTGGCATTGCGCGTTCATTGTCCTATTTACATTACGCAGGACGTGCTGACACGTCGCAGCAGCAGCAACCTCGATGCGTGGCTCGCAAAGATGGAGTCGAAGAACCTCGGAACGCAAGAAGTCCAAGAAACCTGATTCACTCGGAGCAAGGAGCGAGCGTACACAATGACAACGTATCTGGAAAAACCGGCGAATGTGCAAGAGAAGTGGTACCTCGTCAATGCAGAAGGAAAAACATTGGGCCGCTTGGCTGCTCGCGTCGCCGGCCTCCTGCGCGGAAAACATCGCCCAACGTTTACTCCAAACGTCGACCACGGCGACCACGTGGTGATCGTGAACGCGGAGAAAATCCAGTTGACCGGTGACAAAATGCAAACCAAGTTGTACCGGCATCACAGCGGTTATCCGGGAGGGCTCAAGACGGCGACGGCCGCCCATGTCTTTCGGAAAGACCCGACCCAGCTCTTGACCAGAGCGATCGAGGGGATGCTTCCCAAAACCCCGTTGGGGAATCATATGGCGAAAAAACTCCGTGTGTATGTCGGCCCAACCCATCCACACCAGGCCCAACGGCCGGAAGCCATTACGTTGTAAACAACAGGTCCTAATCACGCGTGTGAAGAAGGAGGCGTTCTAGCATGGCAGTGGCTACTCAGTACGCAACCGGACGAAGAAAATGTGCGGTAGCCCGAGCCTGGGTGACCGGGACGGCAGGCGATATTACGATCAATGATAAACCGCTGGAGCAGGCGTTCCCGCGTTTGACGTTACGCCAGATTATCCAATTACCACTCGAGATCGCTGGCGTCGCCGGAAAATATTCCATCAAGGCGACGGTTCACGGGGGAGGGCCGACTGGACAGGCCGGTGCCATCAGACATGCCATCGCCAGAGCCCTCGCGACTATGAACCAACCGCTCCGCAGCCCCCTCAAGAAGGAAGGGCTGCTCACCCGAGATTCCCGGGTCAAAGAGCGGAAAAAGTACGGTCAGAAGGGTGCGCGCAAACGGTTCCAGTACTCGAAACGATAACGGCAGGAGCCAGAGCGAGAAAAAGGGAAGGCTCCTGGCCTTCCCTTTTTTATGCCCGCAGCTATAAGTTGGGGGTTATCAGATAAGAAGGAAGACAGATGATGACAGGGGCTTTCCAGCAACACCGCGGCGTTGAACGTGGTCTCCCCCCGGCCATGCATCACGTATCATGCGTGACGTCTTCGAAAAGAGATGCGGGAACGCAGTGGGAGACCTTTGGCAGAATCTGGAAACCGCTATGAAAAAGTTTCGAATTGCAATCGCAGGAGCGAGCGGCTATGCAGGCGCGGAACTCGTCCGTCTCGTGGCTCTCCATCCACACTTCGAGTTGGTGGCTGTTACGTCAGAAAAGTCGGCTGGCGCAGCCGTTGCCTCCGTCTTTCCCAGCCTCGCTGGCCTTGTGGTACACACGTTTCAAGCTCTCACACCTGAGACCTTGGCAGAACGAGCCGATGCCGTTTTTCTGGCACTCCCCCATACAAAATCTTTGGACCCGGTCGCAGTTTCCGTCAAAGCAGGCAAGATCGTCGTTGATCTTAGCGCCGACTACCGGCTGAAAAATCCACTGGTCTATGAACAGTGGTATGAGACCCCTCACACCCACGCTCAATTGTTGAATGAAGCCGTCTACGGACTTCCGGAGTTGTATCGGTCTGCCATCGCCAAGGCGAAGTTTGTCGCTTCACCCGGTTGCTATCCGACCGCAGCAGTCCTGCAATTGGCACCGCTTTTCGCCCGGGACCTCGTTCAGCCCAATACCGTGGTTATTGATGCAAAATCCGGGATCTCCGGTGCCGGTCGAAGCCCTGCGCTCGCCTATCATTTTCCAGAAGCGCACGAATCACTGGAGCCGTACAAGATCGGCCAACACCGCCACACTCCTGAGATCGAGCAAGAACTCACCGGGCTATTGGGAAAAGCCGTGGGCCGGTCTGGCGGGAGTGATTCATCAGTTACCGTTGCCTTTACGCCGCATCTTGTTCCCATGAACCGGGGAATTTTGAGCACGGCCTATTGCAAATTACGCAATCCGCTGAAGCTCACCGACCTTCGGTCCTTGTACCGCGACTTCTATAAAGGGGAGCGATTCGTCCGCGTCCACGAAGATATCGTCCCCAATCCGCGTTATATCAAAGGGTCCAATTATTGCGACCTTGCTGTCTTCACCGATGATCGAGCCGGCTGGGTCGTGACCGTTGCAGCAGTGGACAATCTCGTCAAGGGAGCCGCGGGCCAAGCGATTCAAGCGATGAACCTCATGCTTGGTCTTCCTGAGGAAGCGGGGCTTACCAGTCCTGCTGCCTACCCCTAGACCACGCCCGTTTCCTTTTCCACCATGCACCAGCCGTCTTTTAGGAAATCTCCTCGTCAGGGCGTCACGGCTCCAGCCGGGTTTAAGGCAACGGGCGTACACTGCGGAATCAAGAAGGCCGGCCTCCTCGATTTGGCCTTGGTGGTCTCGGAGCGGAGCGGCCCGATTGCCGGCGTATTCACCCGCAATCGGATCGTCGCCGCCCCGGTCATCCTCGATCGTCTCCATCTCCGACATAGGCGTGGCCGTGCCTTCATTATCAACAGCGGCAATGCCAATGCCTGTACCGGCCCTGCAGGCACGACGACAGCTCGACGGACGGCACAGCTGGTGGCCAGGGTGCTTGGTGTTCCTCCATACGAAGTCTTTGTGGGATCGACTGGCGTCATTGGCCGTCCCCTCCCATTCACCTGTATCAGGGACGGGATACCGAGGTTGATGAAGGAACTTGGCGCTCGCGGAGGGCACCTGGCGGCTCGGGCCATTATGACGACAGACCTTCATCCCAAGCACGTCGGGTTACAGACCAAGATCGGTGGACGGATCGTGACCATTGGTGGAATGGCCAAGGGATCGGGCATGATCCATCCTGATATGGCCACCATGTTGGGCTACCTCACGACGGATGCGGCGATCACGAGGTCCGCGTTGCAGCGTGCCTTAACGTTGGCCGTCGACAACTCGTTCAATTGCATCTCGGTCGACGGCGACACCAGCACCAACGATACCGTGCTCTGCCTGGCCAATGGACTCGCCGGCAATCGTGCGATCTCAACTGGCACGTCAGACTTCCGCCGATTTGTTCAGCTCCTGACCAAGACCTGCGAAACCTTGGCTCTGGCAATTTGTCGTGATGGAGAAGGCGTGACGAAGGTGGTGAAGATTGCCGTTTCCGGTGCTGATACTGCGAAGCAGGCACATCAGATTGCCCAAACTGTGGCAACGTCGAATTTGGTCAAGACCGCTCTGTTCGGCGAGGATGCCAATTGGGGTCGGGTGATGGCTGCGATCGGGAGGGCCGGCGTTCCTGTCATTCAGGGGAAAGTCGATATCTGGTTCGACGGAGTCGCCATGGTCAAGCACGGCGTCGGACTTGGCCCAGCGGCTGAGAGGCGGATTGCGCAGGTCTTCAAGCAGAAAGAGTTTACGATCGCCATCCGTCTCGGCAGCGGAAGACACCAATCCCACATGTGGACAACGGATTTGTCGTACGACTATGTGCGCATCAACGCGAGCTACAGGTCCTGATGGGCAGAGCACCAGGAACCTTGCAAACTCCCAGGTAGTATGCTAGCGTGCCAAGGCTTTGGGCTTGTAGGTGATAGCCTCCGCCGAGTTGAATCCCGCATCGGACGGAGAAATTTTTAAATACACGTCAGCGTCACGTGACGCTGCGGGGCTTGAGAATAAGGGACATGTTTCCCTCGCCTCCTTGAGTGAGGCGCTCTGCAAGCCTTGAGAGGAGGTGAAGGCATGGGAGTGGTTTCAATCAAGGAATTATTGGAAGCCGGCGTCCATTTTGGACACCAGACCAATCGATGGAATCCAAAGATGAAGAAATTTCTCTTTGGAGAACGAAACGGCATTTACATCATCGACCTTCAGCAAACGGTCGCCCGAATGGATCAGGCCTATGCCTTCGTCCGTGATACGGTCGCTTCCGGTCAGCCCGTTTTGTTCGTAGGCACAAAACGGCAGGCCGCCGAGATTTTGGAAGAAGAGGCCAAGCGGGCCAATATGTTTTTTGTCAACCAGCGCTGGCTGGGCGGGATGCTCACAAACTTCCAGACGATCCGCCGTAGCATCGACAAGATGAAAAAAATGGAGACGACGCTGCTTGATCCCGCGCAGCACGGCTTGACCAAGAAAGAAATCTCTCAGATGCAAAAAGAGATCGTCAAGCTGCAAAAGTATTTGACGGGAATTAAGAACCTGCGCGGCCTTCCGGGAGCGGTGTTTATCCTCGACACGAGAGTCGAGCACATTGCCGTGATGGAAGCAGCCCGCCTGGAAATTCCGGTCATTGCGATTGTGGATACGAACTGCGACCCTGACCGCATCACCTACCCCATTCCCGGCAATGACGATGCCATTCGCTCGATCAAACTCATTACGTCCCGCATCGCTGACGCCTGCATCGAAGGCGCCCATTTGCGCGCGCAACGAGACGAGGCCGAGTTTCAATCGGCTCCCGCCGGCGATGCCAAGCAAGCTGCCATGAGCCTGGAGAGCGTACCAGCATCGTAGGATCGGGCACACGGGCGGTCTACCATCATCAACCGTTGAATAGAGAAGGGCTCTGGCGCATGGCAGGATCAAGTCAACTCGTCAAAGAACTACGGGAAAAAACAGGGGCCGGCATCCTCGATTGTCAAAAAGCCCTCGCGGAAAACGGCGACAATATCGAGAAAGCCATCGACTTTCTCCGTCAGAAGGGACTGGCGGCCGCTCAAAAAAAAGCCGGCCGGGAAACGAACCAGGGCCTCGTCCACGCCTACATTCACATGGGCGGGAAAATTGGGGTATTGATTGAGGTCAACTGCGAGACCGACTTCGTGGCTCGGAACGACGAATTCAAGACATTCGTGAATGACCTGGCGCTGCAGGTTGCCGCGGCAAAGCCGTCGTACGTCAAGCGAGAAGAAATTCCAGCATCCATTATCGACAAAGAGCGCATGATCTACGAAGCGCAGGCCAAGGAAATGGGAAAACCCCCGGCTGCCTGGCCGAAGATCATCGAGGGGAAACTCGAAAAATTTTATCAGGAAAGCTGTTTGATCGAGCAGGCCTTTATCAAAGATCCTGCCGTTACGATCAAGGATCTGCTGTCCCAGAAGATTGCCAAGATCGGTGAGAACATCAACATCCGCCGGTTTACACGCTACCAGCTAGGCGAAGTATGAGCTCTGCCAAATACCGGCGCATCCTCCTCAAAGTCAGTGGAGAGATGTTGGCTGGTGAGCAGGGATACGGCATCCAACCCTCCGTCCTCGAAGGTCTCGCCGAGGAAATCGCCTCCGTTGTGGCGCTCGATGTGGAAGTCGCCGTGGTCATCGGTGGAGGCAACATCTTCCGCGGCATTGCCGCGAGCGCCTCAGGCATGGAGCGCGCATCCGCCGACTATATGGGGATGCTGGCGACGGTCCTCAATGCACTGGCGTTGCAAAACGCGCTTGAACGCAAGGGCGTCATGACGCGCGTGCAATCCGCGATTGAAATGCGTCAGCTGGCCGAAGGGTACATCCGACGCCGGGCGATCCGCCATCTCGAAAAAAAACGCGTCGTCATCTTCGCTGGCGGGACGGGCAATCCGTACTTCTCGACTGATACGGCGGCGGCGCTCCGGGCCATGGAGATCGGGGCACAGGTCATCATGAAGGGCACGAAGGTCGACGGCATTTATGATGCTGATCCGGTCAAGAACCCGTCGGCCAAAAAGTACACCGAAATCTCCTTCCTCTCGATTCTCAACCAAAACCTCAAGGTGATGGACGCGACTGCGATCAGCCTCTGTATGGACAATCAACTTCCATTGATCGTATTCAACCTTAAGCAGAAGGGCAACTTTAAACGGGTCGCGACCGGCGATCCGATCGGCACGACTGTTACGGTCGCATCCCGTTAACCTTCGCCGGAGTCTTTATGTCAAACCCCGCAGCGATTCGCCAAAAAGCGACCGAAAAAATGGAAGCGACGATCGATCACCTCAAGCATGACTTGGCCGGCTTGCGGACCGGACGCGCGTCCGTTGCACTGTTGGACGGTGTTCGGGTGGATTACTACGGTACCATGACACCGCTTAAACAGGTGGCTAATCTGTCGACCCCGGAAGCCCGGCTAATTACGATTCAGCCGTGGGAGCCGCAGCTGATTAAGGAAATTGAAAAAGCGATCTCGGCATCCGGGCTCGGTATTACTCCATCGAACGACGGGAAGATCATTCGTGTCCCCATCCCCCCTCTCACGGAAGAACGGCGGAAGGAGCTGACCAAGATCTGCAAGAAACACGGAGAAGACGCCAAGGTGCATATCCGCGGGGTCAGGCGGGATGCCAACGAAGAATTGAAGAAATTGCAGAAAGATGCGAAGCTGACAGAAGATGAGCTGCGGAAAGGCGAGATCGACACGCAAAAGCTCACCGATCAGTACATCCAAAAAATCGACGACGTCATCAAGAAGAAAGAACACGACATCCTCGAAGTCTGAGCAACTGTAATTATAGAAACCGGCTTCACCAGCGTGCCGACCACATCGACGTTTTCCCCAACCTCCGCCACGATCGATCTCTCCGCGCTCGGCCATAATCTCGCTGCCGTTCGACGGTGCCTGAATCCTGGATGTGACATCATGGCGGTCGTCAAGGCCAACGCCTACGGTCACGGAGCGATCGACATCACCCGATCCCTTCTGCGTCACGGGATTCCACGATTTGCGGTTGTCTCTGTTGATGAAGGCATGGCTCTCCGGCAAGCCGGCATCAACGCCCCGATCGTCGTCTTAGGCCCCCTGTTTGCCG contains the following coding sequences:
- the hemA gene encoding glutamyl-tRNA reductase, whose product is MDRSLNMHIVVVGLSHKTAPVEVREKLAVPESRLGEALARLCSYSGVREGLLLSTCNRVEVYAVVDDIEAGYGRIQEFLADAHLSLPSEELTPHLYWHSGDRAIGHLFRVAASLDSMIVGESQILGQLKDAFEVALTHKTTGVILNKVVKKAISVAKRVRTDTKIAEMAVSVSYAAVELARKIFSDLSGKTVLLVGAGEMAKLAARHFVANGVRHVRVTTRSPHHALELADKFNGTAVPFEQFGEDMASADIVLVSTGAAHYLIGSDDVQRAVKQRMNRPMFLIDISVPRNIDPSVRHVDNAFLFDIDDLKLRVEQNMEDRLREAEKAEQMVSEEVKVLRQWFQSLEVTPTIVALKNRVDDIKRVELEKALGRLSHLSIQERELVEGMASTIVNKLIHSTLVTLKTEVNSSDGVAFVEAARRFFNLGETSSSDQNGLSSSSAAESDHEKGDDEPRFESLRSPSIIQNPRGTGK
- the ccsA gene encoding cytochrome c biogenesis protein CcsA, with amino-acid sequence MAAVFFMVTMALYFGATVLFLAYLLRRAEALSTVSLGITAAGFCTHTVAIVARMMGATGGSPPTFHEALSFFSWMLVLVFLAVEFRHRIHVLGSFIVPLALVSLVSAAALPDTAPTLRPMFGTLWVHVTLSMLGTVGFAVAFVAGVMYLIQDGLLKSKRFNVLYSKLPALDFLDQLNQQSIVMGFPLLTLGIITGAISAEFVQGSYVSWNPEQTWALVTWLFYFAVLVGRLTVGWRAKRAAYLTIIGFAGVILTLVGVVLKSYGPVS
- a CDS encoding ribosomal RNA small subunit methyltransferase I produces the protein MVREGSQPKSRNNGDRPSGSARFGTLYVVSTPIGNPDDLTVRALRILKTVALIASEDPVVTQTLLAHHRATGTVTSYGPRNRDEKIAILLNRLKNGCHVALVSDCGTPVIYDPGCRLIQEAHRAGIPVRSVPGPSALTAAVAISGYSGDSVLFEGHLPRLKTSLTKFCSGLRNERRTVVVFMASESIAPMLIALARTLPTRRVTIAQNLTKSGEKTLEGTPSTLLKHVRRSPKADTVTVVIEGLSSHRRPTRRSGHSSPA
- a CDS encoding sulfurtransferase TusA family protein, producing MKNTHDSLPPKDSTGSIQPDVELDLRGVICPYNFVKTKLKLETMEGGQILSVLLDDGDPIRNVPQSVRNEGHTILSQEQIDRVHRVIIRKSAAG
- a CDS encoding Fe(2+)-trafficking protein, whose translation is MSEVQCVTCGQSGEAITETLFMGRFEADIKAKVCRPCWKKWEAMRVMVINEYQVNLGDESGRELVKKQMKAFLKLGEQADTSKLEQNYRPPSGT
- a CDS encoding bifunctional nuclease family protein — encoded protein: MIAQMHLKGLMFDPYNNAYIVILRDEDRSDILPIWVGKSEAGSISLALENVAPPRPMTHDFMKSILDAYDAKIISVVITDLSENTYFAKIHMMYEDSEYTVDSRPSDAIALALRCNAPIFASETVIRKQNSEELEQWLENLKPEDFGKLDS
- a CDS encoding bifunctional nuclease family protein — encoded protein: MSDASSSLNHDLIEFKVDRVVDETATDTRIVVLTRAGSPTDTFPIWVGAAEGSAIKLAMDTMVTPRPMSHDLIKSFIEHLGVVLRRVVITDVKSSTYYATVYLESKGVERTVDARPSDAISLALRVHCPIYITQDVLTRRSSSNLDAWLAKMESKNLGTQEVQET
- the rplM gene encoding 50S ribosomal protein L13 — translated: MTTYLEKPANVQEKWYLVNAEGKTLGRLAARVAGLLRGKHRPTFTPNVDHGDHVVIVNAEKIQLTGDKMQTKLYRHHSGYPGGLKTATAAHVFRKDPTQLLTRAIEGMLPKTPLGNHMAKKLRVYVGPTHPHQAQRPEAITL
- the rpsI gene encoding 30S ribosomal protein S9; translated protein: MAVATQYATGRRKCAVARAWVTGTAGDITINDKPLEQAFPRLTLRQIIQLPLEIAGVAGKYSIKATVHGGGPTGQAGAIRHAIARALATMNQPLRSPLKKEGLLTRDSRVKERKKYGQKGARKRFQYSKR